The sequence ttcttattctttttttttttgtttacttattGCATGCGAtagaaaatacaacaaataaaacaatgaacaGGAACAAGTGCGCTTCAGCAATATGGGTATGATGAATGTAAAATTCTAATAGTCAGTTCACAGCTTTTTACTCTCTCCATCTTACACAGTGTCAGTTCTGCAATTCAGATTCGCTGAGTATCAAACAGTTGTGGTTTtgttttctatctatctatctatctatctatctatctatctatctatctatacataGCATTTACAATTAAACAGTAATATGCTTGCTGAGGTATTCACAGAATACAGTGAATGGTTTCTATTGAAGTACGGTCTCTGGATGTGAGATGTGTGTTGTGGTTGCTCTGCTAGGCAGGTGAGAGTTCAAACTTTCCATCGGTGACAATTTGCATCATCACAACACTGGATATTCTGCACGCATGACATTTATTGGAAGGATATGAAAAGTTTAACCCCGTATTCTGATGTTAGATAGAAATGGCCGCAGCAATAGATGCATTGCtaaattttaaatattgttgGCATCCAGTTCTTTCCTCCTCGtgtctcttctctttcagaTTTTGTGATATGAAGTCAGGAGGGTAAAGCAAGCGGTGAACACCAGCCGCTGGGTTGAGCTTTCACCTGTCTAATGCTACTGGGTCAGTGCAAATGAAGGAGAGgcaacaaggagaggagaacagtGTAGATTGTTGTTGAGATTCACATGTAATGTCATCATTGAGACCTGTTCTTCTTTGCTACACTTTTGGGTTGATTCCCTATAAAATTTCTGCTTGCCACTTTATTATATAGATATGACTTTATATTCAGTACAAATATACATATGCAATTTCATTATAagatatattttcttttcaaggAATATTCTTGAAGAATCACAATGAAGTGCAAAAGAGAAGTTGGTTTTTGGAAACCTTTCCAAATTAGCCTCCAGTCAAACCAGTTGAGGACCTTCTAAAGCATTTTCACTGTCTATACTCAATAGTACGCTTAAAACTGCCTTGAAATGCACCTTTTTTCCCTTGAAGTCAGCACAGCGCGATTGGCCAGCAGTTGGAATAGCTTCGACCAACCTAAACATACTAGATTAGGATCTCATTTCAAGGTTGGATTTAAAGTAGGCTATGTGATTGAAATCTGTTGGAACATGGCCCGGGTCCATGTACATGTATGGGGACTGCTAATAGCCCTGCTTACAACCACCTCTAGTAGAGAAAGGCCACTGTGCGATTGTCCAAAATTAGCCTGTGTCTTTGACAAATGGGCCCCATCTAAAAACAAGCCCTTGCTCCTGCTCTTTAGACTCTCAGATCGACAAATCAATTTAGATCACTGGCAATGTGGTACAAATGTCATTAAAATCTTTCACAGTGAAAGATTCATTATTCTTATAATCCAAAAGAACCACAAAAATGTCGACAGAAACTAGGGTCCAGGGGATGTTTCCATAATGGATCATGCGACATGGTGAAACTTTTTCACCATGTTCTGAGGTGCTGTTTTACAAAAATACATGCATCATGTTACCTTTTTGGATATAATTTACGTGAAGAAATATATGATTGGCTCTGTGTAATATACTCTCTAAACCAATACAGGTTTGCAGATGGAGATATAATAGTTGGTGGTGTGTTGGAGATTGCCCTGCATGGTGACAATATCCACAACCAAACAATCCTTGCTTGTTTGCAGGAATATTGAGTATGGACTCTGGTCTGACCACTGCTTTGGGCACCAAAAGTTGAGAGAATATTAAACTTTTTCATAACAAAGCAGTTCCtcaacgacacacacacacacccacaccattCAGAACACAAGAAGTAGAAATATCAATGGATGTTCCATTTGCTCCTACATGCACACGCAGGTTGTCCAGACTCCACAAAATTTCTTTCCATGTCATAATTTACCAAATATTTGGGAGATATATAAAAAAGACAGTTCAATCAAAATAGGTCTTCAGTCTTGCTCTCTTAACTAACAGAGAGCTATTCTTTtgatcatacagtatataggtaTATCCTCAAAGGTCTCAGAATCATCGCTTTAtgattcagtatttcacaacaCCTTGTTCAACATCCTAAAAGAATAGTTGATCCAAACACTGGGGGGATATAAGCAATAGTCATATTTTGCCGTGTTTCAACCTCTGATGAGCTATAAGATATCTGCCTTCGTTTCATACCTATCCAAGATTACAAAAGTAGTAGTAGCTAGGGGCCATTTCAATTTTAGGACAGGGCTAAGCATAGAGGACATCTCTGATAAGGTGGGTTTTAGGATGATCTGTCATCATGGGGGCTCCCATCCGAGTTCTCTGTCTCGCCTTCAGAGATGGCTTGCATGGGGGCCGTGTAGAGGCGGCTACGCGTACTGTACCGACTGCTGTTGGCTACAGGGGGGATCCGGGAACGGCCCTGTCGGGATGCAGCTGACATGGGGAGAGTTTTGGGGGTGAAACTCTCAGAATTGGCCCTGGGAAAGAGGCCTGGGATCTGGATTTGGTCCAGGCCAGAAATGGGGGGCTCCTGGAGCGGAGAGGGGGGCTCCTCAACCTGCCTAATGAGCCCCTCCTGGAGGGGATCCCCGGGGGACTTGGGGGTGATGGGGCTCTTTAGAATCTCTGTAGCCGACATGCGATAACTGGAATCAGACCGGCTGCCTTTCTTCAGCAACAGGAGTTTGAACTCCTCATTGGATGTGCTGGACTTCTTGGCGCTGCGGTAGATGGGCACAGGGGCACGTTGTGACCCCGCAGCAGTGGCCAGGGTTGCTGGGATGTTcagaggaggagctggtggGATAATGTTGGTGGAGACACTGCAAGGGATCACCGGTGCTGTCGGGCACAGACGAGACTTTGCATTCATGTCTCCCGAATCTTTACGGCCCAGGACCTTTCTCTTGGATCTGAAATAAGAAATCATAGTATAATTCAGATTTAGACAGAGATTCAGCCAGACAGATATAAAGACAGACTAGaggatagattgatagatagatagatagatagatagatagatagatagatagatagatagatagatagatagatagacagacaatcaATAGACAGTCAATGTCTATATTTACAGTACCTGTGTATCATGGCAAACAGATCCTCCGTTGTGCGTGTCTTATTGGGTGACGTGAAAATAATGTCATCATCCACTTTGGTGTCATCCATCAGAGGGGAGAGCGAATTGTCACTGGGTGTGGAATCTGTAGCACACAACATCCCTATCACATGTCATCTGGTTGTCTGATCATTTACTATACAAACCTTGAAATAACTATGCTTTTcctaagtgtgtgtggtgtattgAAGTGTCACTCATTTCATGACTAAATGTTACTGCGCGACTACACAGTGATAGTAGCAGGTGTGTAGTAAGCTAATTTTCAtgtgattttgatccagaaatcataaaataaataaactttagcatgttgttgtgttgttattCTGTTATCTGCACAAAAGAGTAGTAATGCAGAAAAGGCCTTCATTACTGTATGAACTCTAACAGGATAAAGTGAAGTGAATCAAGTTTAAAGGCTTACCTTTACTGAAGTAGTCTTCAGTGTCAGGAGTGGTGGAGtcatctctgctctcctgtAGCTGCTGCTGATGGGCACTTCTGGTAGCACCTGATgtcacttcctcctcttcttcttcctcttcttgtccTCCTTCTCGTGCATCGCTGATTAGGTAAGGATGCGATGTCTCCGCTGTGATACCAGGCACTTTGACTGGACTAACCCAGGGCCCTGAGTCTGAGTGGGATCCCCCCGCGAACTCATACGCCGGGGGTGGAGGGTGGTCCGATCGCAGGCCTCCTCTGGAACATGCAGCCCTTGGTGGCTCTTTcacctgctcttcctcttcctcctcctcatcttcatcgtcatcgtcatccAGAGAGAACGTGCGCTCCCCCAGCACCCTGAACTCAGGGTGTGCGTGAGCTGAGTGCGTGAGCCCCCtaaactctgtgtgtgagtggataTGTGTGTGCAGATCCACAGGCGATGGGTGGGGAGCGCGGGGCACAGGCCGATGCAAGGGTGAGCTGTCGTCGGGGAGGATTGATGGCGGTTCCACCCGGGTTCTAAAGGCTGTCATTGCCCAGAATGTTCCGGGTCCATAGCGGTCCTGTCTGAGTCGCAAGCTTTCATAGGGTGGAGGCCCATCAGGGTGGCGGCCAGGCGGAGGCGGGTGGGAGTGTTCAGGGGAGGAAGTGTGGTCCTGAGCTGGGGGTCTCTGGGGAGGTGGTCTGCGTGGAGGGAGGGGCCTAGTGTTGATTGGAGGCGGAGCCAGTGTAGCACCACTAGGGGCACATTTGGGTCTGGTAGCAGTCTCGGCTCCACTCGCCGTTTCCTGGTCTGTAGCGGCAGAGTTGTCTGTACGCCGGCTGACTGAACGTAGTTGCACTGAACGCAGAGCAGATGGTGTGATGGCCAAAAGATTGGAGCTGGGTATCAAGGGAACAGGGATAGAACTCAGAGGGTTGGTATTTGACGCCTCCGGGGCCGAAGACTTGGCTCCAGTGGCTATAGCAGTTGCAACTCTATGTTTGCTGTGgtggagtgtgtgcatgtggtgcgTCCGGTGGGATAGTGTGTGTCTGGCGTGGGCACCGTGAAGAACGTTTAGATCAAGCtgagagggtggaggggggaagTCTGGGTCTCTTTTATAGGAAGAGGAAATGGAAGCTCCATCTCTAGGGAAGTGCTGCagcgaagagagagaggacttcCTCTCGGGCACTTTGGGCTTTCTCTTGCCACTCGTGGGAGACAGAGGTCCTGGGAAGAATGCTGCTGAAGATGAAGGGAAGGTTGATGTTGgtgtctctgattggctggaataGCCACTGGAGGGGGAGGCCAGGCCAGCCAGCTTCTCAGGTGAGGCCAGCTTGAAGTCTCCTTCTccagggggcagaggggggctAGTTGCCCTGGTCTCTGAAGCCTGGGCGAGGGCCTGGGTTTGGgtgtctgaggaggaggaggagctgtctGGTGACTTGATACACTCCATGACAGTGGTGCCCGTGGCCGTGCTTGAGTTGGACATGGATGTGTACTCACCATTGTTGGACCTCAGTTCATTGTTGTGAAGCCACAGGTCTGCATAGTCAGATTGCACAGCACCTTCATCtttgaatgagtgtgtgtctgtagagcTAAAGGACATGGGCTCTACTATATCCACTGTTTCCCCCAAACCTATTCCCCACGTTCCCAGAGGCTCTGCCACTAGACAAGATGTCTCTAATGGTTCTGGAGGGCCTCCAAGCTCTAGCTCCAGATCCAACTTCATATCTCTGGAAGACAAGGTGAGTTCTTGTTCGCTAACTGTCTTTGGTTGATCTTGATCTGCCTGTGCGTCTGTTCCTACATCTATACTACTGCTGGTCTCCTTCAGCGATGAGCTCCGTTTGGGTGGCGGAGGTTTGACTTTTGGTTTCCTCAGCGGACGGCAGGGCCTCCCCAGGGTCATAGTGCCTGCTCTGAATTCAGCCTGAGGCTGGATGTAAACTCCATGGGCTAGTGGTGCTGCCACAGTGTTGGATTGGCCACAGTCAGGCCCTGGGTCTGCATAGTTGTACATGTATCCTCTGTAATTCTGATTGCATTCCCCAAAATGCACAGAAGAGGAGTAGAAGCCCTCCGTGTCAGATGGGTAATGTGAGCCAGGCTCTTTGTCAGTGTTGCTGGTCTTGTTGTCAGTGAAGCAGGTTTGGTCTTCTAGACCTTGTTTGGGGCTGTAGTCCTGGGCTAACCCATGGCTCTGACTCTGGTTTCGGGTCTGGTCGGGGTCGTGGTCTGGATCagtctggtcttggtcttggggGTAAGCCCACTCCCCCTCACTGGCTGTACTAACCCCTGCATCATCCAGCTGGTCCGTGGCCGAGGACGTGAAGGAGCTTGACCTATGACCCTGGCCTTGGGGTCTGAGGTCAGAGTGGTAGGAGGGGTCCAGGGTGAATCCCTCATCAATGGCATTGGGCACAGTGTTGAGTGACAGCTCCGAGTCACAGTGGGATGAGCCTGTCAGcggtggagaggagggaggggggatggtTTCAGAGGTCTGAGAGGGGCAGGTGGAGCTGGAACCACTCCAGTTCCCACTGGACGACTGATGGTCCTCCTTGTGGTCCACGTGGCTCCCCAGGACTCCTGTGGTGGACACAGAGTGAATGGGGCTGCTGAAAGTATCTGAACTGGAGGAAATCTCACAGCTGCCCATGTCAGCCTTGCGGGGCAAGCGAGAACgacctctctccatccagccaTGCTCTgggcttcctcctcctccacctccacggTCTCTCTCCCCGGATCGCTGCAACCTCTTTAAGCTCCCAAGTTGCAATGGCTCAGGAGCTGCCTGGTCATCTGtgctctcctcttcatccttcatcatcatcatcatcatccttggGCTGGGGCCAGCTGGAATAAAGTCCTCCGTTTCATACGGTGACaactcctcatcttcatcatcatcatcataattgtcatcatcatcatcatcatcgtcactgTCCATCAGGCGCCCGCCCTCTCGCGGTAGGCTACGAGATCGCAAGCGACCACCATTGGCTGCAGCACTGGTGTATGTGGAGTCTGATTGGTCACCCAGGGAGGAAATGTTGCCTgttgaatgggagagagaggcagggattCCCTGGTGGCCACGTTGAGCTCTGATACGCCGTCTGGAGGGAGCAGCTGtacctggagagagaaagacagacagagaagaggcagaaaaacagacagtggGACAGTTAATTTCTTAATTCAGAAGAATTTTGACCAGTCTGTTTCAATCTCAAAGCAATTATGCCATTTCACTCTACATTGTGATATTATTGTAAGCCGGAAGATGGCTCAAATGTCCCAATCACACTTAACAAAAGCAGGTGACAGGTGTGCAAACTGAGCAGGAATAGACCCGACCTCGAATTATCTTGGAAGCCATCAAATCTATGAACAAAATAGTTTTCCATTCTGAGACACTTACATGCTATAAGGAAATCATCTGTCTGGCAGCCAGAGTCGCGGGTGTGATGGAGGCGACCAGTGAGTGAAAGTTCTTCCTGACACAGAGACAGTTGGTGGGGGTTGGCATGGACGATCACTGTGCGCTCTCTCGCCACTGGCGACTCGTCCGAGTCTGCATGGAAACATACAGCATGTTGAGCAGaaagataacaaaaaaaaaccatactTTTATCACAGAAATGACATAGATATTCAAATATTATGGATCTGAACTGCACTTAATGTCTGAAATGCATATAAAACAGTTTTCCTAGAGATGCTATGAAGAAAAGATTAATAAAAATGGCCACCAGACGGGATTATGCACCACAAAAGGTGTGCAACATACCCATGTCCTGTTGGACTCGCTTGGGTATTCCAGTGatagtcttcctcctcctcagcttccTTCTCCTCTGAAGAACGGACTGGGAATGGACGAGAGAGCAACGGGCGCTTGCTTCCCTGTCAAAACCAACACCTCCAAAAACAACAGTGcagaaaaagacatttcaaaTTAACATGATGTGCCCCTGGTCTGAAAGTAGATATGTATAGAGGTTAACAAAtgggcagtggtggaaagagtactgcaatatcctactcaagtagaagtactgttactttgctgatattttacttaaataGAAGTAAatttactggtgtaaaaatcgacttaagtaaaattaaaaagcagctaatttaaaatgtaataggAAAAGTTACTGAGAAAAGTtactttagaaaagagaacattgttagatgtgatcttttccatgaaTAGATTCTTTTCATCTgaaaaattggaaattacaaaataaagtgcaaaaacaagtaaagccagattactcttctcttctctgctgactgATCGTTCACTGTGAACAGCTCCTCATTTGGCCACTTTACAATTgcccagtttctgatgcttataaAGAGCCcaaaatttgtactctgtaatgggtgtgatttaaaatgtagtgaagaaCACTACTGTAGTGAagaacacatactgtaaaaaagtaaaagtaaaattaaaattaaaattactgaccttaaaaaatattcaaaaaagtaaaagtacacaACAAAGCTGAATTACAGTAACgtaagtaaatgtaattagttacttccacccttacAAATGGGCACTACATCATTTACTCCCCAGTACCTGTGACGTTGATTGGGATGATGCAGGAGGAGATGTGAGAGTCGGCCGTTGCCCTCTGATCTGATCCCGGGAGGGACTCCTTGGACCAGTTTGTCTGCTTGTCCTGGGTGGAGGGGGTGTTGGAGACGGGGGCTTTGGCTCTGTGGCCTCCCGACAGCTCACCTCCTTCACCTTCCCCTGTGGAGGTAGCCTGGAagggacagacggacagagagacagacagacagaagcagtGTTAATATCCATAGTGTGGCTTTGTGGAGTGATTCATATTCTAGGGAAATCTAGTAGGTTTACAGCCATGACCCTAATTTCAACAAGTgccaaaaaaagacaataagaAAATTCTGTCACATTCAGCAGTCCTATTACTGGGAGTTTCtatttgtgttgtatgtgtgtgctgatTTCCAGAGAACCACCTCACCTAGTCCATCTATCTATTTTAATACAATAAGGCAATTAGTTGGACAGTTTAAAAACTCTGTCTCATATCAAGGAAATATTTGCAATTATTACATATCAGCAATTATTTGCAATTGCAATTAATTGCTAATATGTAGCATATCATAGACACTATCTCAGCATCTTTCTAATATCAGTAGaaatatgtgtatttatgtatatgtagaagtatgtgtatttatgtatgtctAACCGGTAAAAACACCATCAAAAATACTGAAGATTGAAACTAGCAAGAGAAAAGAATTGAACAACTAAGTGACAAGAGCACAAACAGAGGGTTTAACAGAAAGTTAAAAGAACACAAATGTTTACGGATACCTTTCTACTCCATGGAATGAAGATACAACCTTCAATAGGGGGAAGTGAGTCAAAGCACTCAAACTATGAAcacaaagtacaaaaacaaacaaacaagaaaacaaagcaatggCATTGTGATCAATGAATGATCCAAAAGTTGAAAGCATTGTGaatgaaaaattaaatgaaaaaaaaagaaaaaagaaaaaagaaaatgaaggatGAATGAGGTACAGGTAATGTAGCCTAATATTGAAATACAATAATTCCCAAACTTCCTTTCTCCAGTAATAGTCCTAAAAAAATCACATGTTTatggagcccctctggggtcacatggtagaaaaaaaaactcgatgTGTACATGCTCCTTACATGTTAGATGCTTGTTCATCATCTTAGGTCCTAAAACATTTGCATTCCTTcacttaagttttttttttttttcactgttctTTACCCGGACTTTCGATAACTGCcttaagaaaaatatgaatttaacaGTGTGATAGTTTCCCATCCAAGCATATCCATTTGTATAAAAGTGTATGCTTTTTAGGGATGTGGGGAATCTTTATAACACTGCTTCTCCATTACCTTTCTTTGGATGGTCTGAatgtctgcttctcttcctgGTCTTTCCtgtggcagcacacacacacacacacacacgcaagcatgcacgcacatacacacacacacacacacacacacacatatatatgagTATATGAAGtctttcatataaataaagaatttGGAAAATGAACATCCACTGATTTATAAACGTTCTTACTTTTCTCTGTATGGTCTg is a genomic window of Centroberyx gerrardi isolate f3 chromosome 1, fCenGer3.hap1.cur.20231027, whole genome shotgun sequence containing:
- the nhsb gene encoding actin remodeling regulator NHS; translated protein: MPFAKRIVEPQLLCRHQIPNDEGLLFEDLCAISNVVLSRTLRQLSDLARHACSLFQELENDIISTNQRVWVLQNKIGQIQQTASALDPKKEAVPVSNLDVESKLSVHYQAPWHQQHNVFHPCTRPPCVEELHRHAQLSLRALHRDEQQRQRSTSRERNRVTISISVAPPMPTFPSPHTIRRQQRSRLARAQERAERERELDYQPRKERTMRETEIQTIQRKERPGREADIQTIQRKFECFDSLPPIEGCIFIPWSRKATSTGEGEGGELSGGHRAKAPVSNTPSTQDKQTNWSKESLPGSDQRATADSHISSCIIPINVTGVGFDREASARCSLVHSQSVLQRRRKLRRRKTITGIPKRVQQDMDSDESPVARERTVIVHANPHQLSLCQEELSLTGRLHHTRDSGCQTDDFLIACTAAPSRRRIRAQRGHQGIPASLSHSTGNISSLGDQSDSTYTSAAANGGRLRSRSLPREGGRLMDSDDDDDDDDNYDDDDEDEELSPYETEDFIPAGPSPRMMMMMMKDEEESTDDQAAPEPLQLGSLKRLQRSGERDRGGGGGGSPEHGWMERGRSRLPRKADMGSCEISSSSDTFSSPIHSVSTTGVLGSHVDHKEDHQSSSGNWSGSSSTCPSQTSETIPPPSSPPLTGSSHCDSELSLNTVPNAIDEGFTLDPSYHSDLRPQGQGHRSSSFTSSATDQLDDAGVSTASEGEWAYPQDQDQTDPDHDPDQTRNQSQSHGLAQDYSPKQGLEDQTCFTDNKTSNTDKEPGSHYPSDTEGFYSSSVHFGECNQNYRGYMYNYADPGPDCGQSNTVAAPLAHGVYIQPQAEFRAGTMTLGRPCRPLRKPKVKPPPPKRSSSLKETSSSIDVGTDAQADQDQPKTVSEQELTLSSRDMKLDLELELGGPPEPLETSCLVAEPLGTWGIGLGETVDIVEPMSFSSTDTHSFKDEGAVQSDYADLWLHNNELRSNNGEYTSMSNSSTATGTTVMECIKSPDSSSSSSDTQTQALAQASETRATSPPLPPGEGDFKLASPEKLAGLASPSSGYSSQSETPTSTFPSSSAAFFPGPLSPTSGKRKPKVPERKSSLSSLQHFPRDGASISSSYKRDPDFPPPPSQLDLNVLHGAHARHTLSHRTHHMHTLHHSKHRVATAIATGAKSSAPEASNTNPLSSIPVPLIPSSNLLAITPSALRSVQLRSVSRRTDNSAATDQETASGAETATRPKCAPSGATLAPPPINTRPLPPRRPPPQRPPAQDHTSSPEHSHPPPPGRHPDGPPPYESLRLRQDRYGPGTFWAMTAFRTRVEPPSILPDDSSPLHRPVPRAPHPSPVDLHTHIHSHTEFRGLTHSAHAHPEFRVLGERTFSLDDDDDEDEEEEEEEQVKEPPRAACSRGGLRSDHPPPPAYEFAGGSHSDSGPWVSPVKVPGITAETSHPYLISDAREGGQEEEEEEEEVTSGATRSAHQQQLQESRDDSTTPDTEDYFSKDSTPSDNSLSPLMDDTKVDDDIIFTSPNKTRTTEDLFAMIHRSKRKVLGRKDSGDMNAKSRLCPTAPVIPCSVSTNIIPPAPPLNIPATLATAAGSQRAPVPIYRSAKKSSTSNEEFKLLLLKKGSRSDSSYRMSATEILKSPITPKSPGDPLQEGLIRQVEEPPSPLQEPPISGLDQIQIPGLFPRANSESFTPKTLPMSAASRQGRSRIPPVANSSRYSTRSRLYTAPMQAISEGETENSDGSPHDDRSS